The following DNA comes from Anopheles arabiensis isolate DONGOLA chromosome 3, AaraD3, whole genome shotgun sequence.
ctctctctctctctgtcacaACACTTCTCGCACGCCGGTAATGTCAGAGATCGTCTGCAGACGGAACCATTTTCACTGATGACCACAGCGATCAACctgagcggcggcggcggctcaACGCAACCATTATCGCTAGGATGGGCAGCATACGGAGGCACGGCAGCATACGAACGAAGAGGGCCGGGCGACAACGTATGAGACCCACTAAAATGGTACcgattttctatttttaatataatCCTAGTGCAggcagacacatacacacacacacggacacacaagGGGCCAGACTGTTAGAGAACATTCACACACGCGCCAACACATTCACGGATGGCAATGCATGGCACCATAATTCCACACAGCGACATCACTTACGCTCATCGAAATCGCGTTTGCCCGGGAGCGCTATATTAATATGGTAGCGATTATTAAGGAAATTGATTTTCACTTTTCGCTCTCGCGAAAATCTCCTCGCACGATCACGGTGAGGATTATTAAGGGAAAATAATTTCGGTCACCTTTTCACTGGCCTGAGCTGATTACACTGAGAGCACTGCGAGCTAAGTCGAAAGATCTGGATGGCTACTGATGGTGCAGGAAAAGCTGACCAGGAATAGCATATCCACCTCAGCTCGGGCGTTGCTTTCGCTTCCACTCACTCTGCTGGTAGCACTCAAACGGGTTCTTTTTGCAACTTCCAGGTGTAACTTCTTTGCCGTCGCCCGACTTTTCGACTTGCACCGGGAGagtgaaaatagaaaatattcTCTCGCTTTTTTATATAACTTCCCCACCGGAGGGTGCTGCAGGCCGGAACCGAACTGGACCGAGATGCGTACGCGCCGACGTTCAATCACTGACTGGCGAAAGTGGCTGAGCTAAGTCGAAGTGGCTGCGAGTGAGAGCGAATTGGGTGTTCGCGAGCAGCGAAGTGTTTGCTCTTCGCTTCACAAAGAGTGCTGGCACATTAGGACGTAGGTTAAATTTAATTGATCATTAATTTGTACGAATTTGCGTTCATCCAGAACACAACATGGAAGACTGTTTGTCTGATTGCTCCAGTCAAGTATATGATAGCCaccctttttaaaaaattagaTCAATAGTAATATATATCAAACGAACTCATTTAAGTAGAGGAAACCGAGTTCGTGTATCAATTTTGTGAATTAAAAAtccatttaattaaaaatccaAATTATGTTTCAAAAAGATTGTGCACCGCGCGAACCAACTGTCCTAAGCTGTGTTGCATCGTGAGCGATTTTGGGCCGTCCCGTTTTCGTGCTCCTGAGACCACATATTCACACAGAAAACACGGCCactgtcactgtgtgtgcctTACGGACGAAAACTAATTTTAGACGAACTTTATCGCCTGCGACTTGCGTGCAGAGCTTGCCCACGCCGTAGTACACCCGTTGAGAGGATCATGTTTTTTTGCCGACAATTTTCGGCAGCACGTTTCGAAACTGGCGCGATTTCACTTTTGCGTCATCGAGAGTGTGCCACGTCAATGGGTGCGACGAGGGAACGATTGCTATTGAAGGTGGAGAGCGTGTTTGAGCGTTTGATCGTGCAGCAGtgttgtttaaattttatttatgtaatgGGTGGTATGTAAGCAACTTGAATAGTTccatatttgaatattataaatattatttcaaaatgTATTGTATAATAAgtcatgttttgttgtattggTGCGGAAATAGAGCAATTTTGCGTTCAATTTCCACAAAACACCAGGCGTATCCATTGACCCGAGCACGTGCTGAAAGCAGTacaatgttgtttttccttcattcTTTTTGCAACAAACCCTTCTTCTTTGCTGGCTTCAACAACCGTGTGTGATACGGAAATAAATCCTGTGTTTTGtctaacacacaaaaacacacacactctcagaAGGACCTTGCCCCAAAGTCTCGTGAAGAGCATTGACAGGCCCGAGCCTTGCGTTCCATTTCGCCGTCGTCATTAACCTTTGCCCGTTTTCCCCccgtttttctattttgtcgTAGGCAAACGCCAACACGGCGCTGTGTGTTCGCGCCAACGAACGCCGTGGTCGAATATCGAACGGTGAAGCTTTgctcggttttgtttttatgacCTCGTTCTTAGGCTTCAACAGGCGCGCCAGTttgcactgtttgacagttgcGCGggagcacacgcacacacacacacacacgccagcagAGTTTGATTGATGGATGAAAACAAACGCGAGCGAACGTGCTCGTGTAAGCCGAGCGAGCTCCTCAAAACATGACTCTTTCCGTAGCCATTTGACATGTACCGGCATCCGAACGTGGGGTGCCGAGTGTGCGCAAAACCGGGCCACCGTGCGAAACAACCGGTATCAACAGGGCAATGGTATTGGTAGAAAGCAGGAGCGTGAACGTGTGGCTCAAACCTTCCCTAAACCTTGCATTGCTACAACACCAAATAAACACGCGTGACACGAAGTTTGACAGCGCTCTCACGCGTTGCTCTTGCTCTCAGTTGGCCGAGAGAATTTtccctttcgctctctctgGTTCCACTGCAAATTTCCACGAACACCACGCAGCCACGCAGCAGACGGTTCTGCAGTCAGTCAGTTGTTCCGTAGCTTTTCCGTAGGTTAGATGGAGCGATCGTGCCGGGTCCGTTGTCGGCTGGTTGGCTAGTTTTTTGAAAGAGGGAGGCCCTCATTTTCCACACCGACTCGTTTTTCGCTCCATCGCGCTTTCTCGATCCGTTTTTTGCCTTCCCTTGCACCTGTCGTCGCCCGCATCGTACTGTCGCGGCCTAAGCTTATCGTTTAATAGGCTTTCACCTACAGTGCCGGAAAATTAAACCTAAACCCAGTGTCCCAATGTGTGGCGCAGTGCTGTGTGGTGGCGTTTCGAAAtgattttttcctctctttcacTCGCTCGACGCTCGGTGTGTTCTAATTATTCATCGCAATAGTAATCGAGAACATTCTGagttctgaaaaaaaaaacaaccagaaAGAAATGTAGTTTGACgccaccagtgtgtgtgtgtgcgtggaaaAGCTCTACTAGAATCGTGTGTGCCTAATAAACATCACCTGATGAAACTGCTGTGAGGTTGTGAAACTCGTAAAAAGGATATTTGTACAGTcggcttcttgtttttttcccgGCGCTACGGTGATGCATGTAGAGTACGCATGAAgtcctcgtgtgtgtgtgtgtgtgtgtgtgtgtgtgtggctgtgacATAATGCGGTACCGATCGGTTTCCCAGGGGTTTCACGCATTGGACCTTCTCTCCGGTTTCCTCACGttctcttcatcttcttctactGGCTGCTGAAGAAGGACGGAAAGAATATCTAAACCCGCTGGGCTGGCCTGGCTTTATCCTTGGGTCATAAATTGGGAGCACAAATCCTGCTGTCCCCCCCGGGTGATATGGAAAAGCGTGCACCAACACAACCATCACACCATCGCTGAAGGGGACGGATGTTGCGGTTGTCCTATCCTGACGATAAGAACCAAATGCACCAACAACCATGGAACAACGGCTCAGCAAATTGTGTTGAACGGAGGAAACGTGCTTTCGTGCGGCAAATCGCTTTCGTGGAATGATTATTTTCCCATACACGTTGTGTGGCTTAAGAGGAAATTAGAATTTGAATCGATTGAgggaacaaagcaaacaaaatactAATTCTCGATACGTTTGTATGAGCTACCAGCGCATTTCTCCAAACGAGCGTTACGAATAGGCCGTCGTGTGGAAaaagcattttaattaaaaactccCGCCAACCAACGTGCCAGAAGCGGTCGATCTTTCCGTCGAGCATTAGTACATCAGCTGCCTGGTTGAAAGATTGCTGCACTCTGCTACCTTCTGCCTCGCAATGGACGGATCGGCACTGTCAACGTTTCCGCGAGGAGCTCGCCCAAGTCCCAGCAAGCGGGCGGCTAGTCAACCGATGGCTGCCACAACGACGCTGGCCAACAACACAGTCAGCAGCGAGGCTAGTAACGGTGGTTGCGAACGGAACCGCGAATCGTTGCCCAACGGTACAATGGTGCGGGAGCTGCGCCGTGAGCGAGAAGCAGCGCCGCTGGAGAGTCCGCGCGACTCCCCGGCCACGAACCGGATCCGCACGTTCATGGGCAAAACGCCGAGCGCCATCAAGTCCAAGTTTCTGTCCGTGCTGGGCAACAGTACTGAAATCATTAACGGAATCTCCAACAAGGTAAGCATGTTGGTGCATGGGCATGGGAGGTCAGGAGGACAGAGGACACTAGTTGAGAAGGTCACAGCTGGATCGATGCGCCTTGCGGGGAATGAATTGCGATGGACAAATCTTTCCCGTCAGGTGTCGTCACTAATTAGCACAAGTGCATAACTGGCGGGCGTTTGGCGTGGATTAGTGCGCAAGCACGTGTCGTAATTATGCCATCCgtgcgtatgtatgtgtggtAGTGTGCGGGGAACACAGGTGGGAATTATGGATGGTGGATGCTCTAATTAAATCAACCGATAGGCGTTACTCCCTGTAGCAATTGTTGATTGAGCACAATAATACGACCAATGAGGAACATGTTTGAGACGTGAAAGAGAATGAAATCTCGACCAACATTTCACCtaaaaacattcaattaaGGCACCACGCAAGGTCAAAATCTGAAactcaaattaaattaacaattCTTATCGTCCTCGCGAAAGAACTTCAAACTCAGTTTTATACTTGTTGGAgaacagaagcaaaaaaaaaacaacgcgtGATTCCATCAAGCTTACAGCTTACACAGCTACAAGCCGGACAAGCTGTATGCGATAGCGCTGGAGGCAAATTTGTGTATCGGCTTATTTCACGCTCCACCGCCTGTTTCTTTGTGCCGAGTGGAGGactgaaaaggaaaaaagaaggtCACCAAAGCGCCCTATTTCCGCCCACCGAAAAGTCTACGAACGACGAAAGCACAGGTGCAaacttgctgtgtgtgtgtgactccCCCTGGGGCGTACGGGCTTGTTGCAGCCAAGACACCGCGTAGCTTATCAAACACACGGTGGTGTGTCAATGGGGTGAGATGTTTTCCTTTTGTCATCGTTTCACTATTCACCCACACGCCGTTATCGAGAGAGCGCGCGATTCGGTCGAGCAACTTTTCTTGTGCCACTTTTAAAATGCCACCGAGCACCAGTGAAAGTGAAGTTGAAAGTGCGGGGTTTGGAAAGAGAAAGCTTTGCCTGCTTACACTACCTCCACCAGTGCAcggtaccttttttttcgggggaaATGACAAAAGGGTCCACAGTTTCCGTCAACCAAAAGGTACATGCATTATTTATAACATCCGTCAGGTGAGTCGCTGGAATGACGTTCTTCCGTCGGCGGCGGCGCTTTATTCCGATCAAGTTCGGGGCAAATGATTGAGGCAGCAGCAAATGGATTATCCGAGCGGCGTGCGGAATCAAACATCCGGACGCGCATTTTACGCCTTCTGGTGTGCTGTGGAAATGCTTTGAGCCGCTTTGAACCAGAAAACGGTTGCCAATCAGCGTCTAATCAAATTCGGAGAGGTGAAAATATGGTGGAAAAGCGCTAGCACTATCGATCGATcgggggggtttttttttgcggtcgGTACCAGATGCTCAGGGACATTGAGTGGGAGATGGAACAGAAACAGAACCCCTTTCCCCGTAAGACACAGTAAAAAGCCTGCAGATAAGCAAACGAGCAAACATCCTCGTCAGACGCTGCTTCACACTGACTTGGTTATGAAACGCAGCTTTTATGCGGCTGGGTTTTCCGGGCGTTTCTTTTCACGGTACTTCACTCACGGCTCCAGCGGTTGGAGGTTTAGGCGAGTTTGCTTCCAGGAATCGACCGATCGATCGCTAAGAGGTTTCTTTACATTCCTTTCCGGCCCCGCACGGCCCAAGCTAGGTAGAAGATATATGGAAGGTGATGGGTTATGAAATCGTTTGTCGGGATGTTTAGTGGCACGCCGGTTCAAGATAATTGATGGAGCGGATGTGATGGGAAATAggtattgattgatttatggcACGAGAGCGAGAAGGGGAAGAACGGGTTGTTTTGTGAAGTGTGTCAAACGATGCAGTCGGCTAATCTTTCCAGGaaagtttatgtgtgtgtgctattttATGATACATTTTCCATCTTCCGACCATCCAAAGGTAACAAGTTTAAAGGAAAGTAGTATCAACAGAACCTGAGAAAGGATAAACCCCTGTTTGCTTGAGGATGGGATATTTAATGTACTCTCAATACGGTCGGTCGTTAAAACGTGGGAGCCATAGGGACGCTCGGCTCAATCCCATTGTTAGCGAAGGGATGAAACGGAAAACGCTCCATACGACCAATCGATGACCCTTTCAAAGCGAAAGCCTCTTGAGGTGCAATCCGAAAAAGGGTATTAACAGACATCAATCTACACAATCCTGAACCACCCAGAAGAAGAGTCTTAAaaaggatgtgtgtgtatgcatgagTTGTAATGGTTGAAAGATAAAATATGGTCCCAGCTTTGGTGATTTGATTAAAGCGGATAAATAATTCAGCAATCCATTCATTGGTGAGACTGGGTTGGTGTTGGACTCGATTGAATTGGATAGGAAAAAGCGTGCTAAATAATGGAGGAAAAGGGTAGAATTGAATCAATGCAAGAAAAGACAAAATCAATCCATTGTTATGGATTACGAgtatttgaaatttgttgtaaaataaacaCTCATTCAACATCAGCTTTTGGGAATGTATATGAAAAGAAGAACCTTTTCACTAAACGCTACCGGAAACCACCACACAAGCCTGTAaagtataattattttttcttgaatCGTCTACCGGTTACACGCATTAACCGATCGCTCGCTTTTGCACCGCAAGTAATGGCTTCCCTCCACATCACCTCTCCACCATTGTGACCACCGCTGATCGACAAATGGAACTGATGCGTAACCCATTATCGAACTAATTAGAAAACAAATTGCTACCAGGCCACGGATTCATCGAACCCCCCGCACACTTTGCCCCATTTTCGCGCCCCAACGGAACGTGAGCGTCTCTTCCGTCCTAACGCCGCGTTATCGCCGCTGCATAAAATGCTGAGCCTGAGTtggctgtttcgcagagaatGGGTCAATGGCGCTGGCGCTGGTTGCATAAATTATGTATCGCTTTAACGCTCCACCgcgtccaaaaaaaaaaaagacacaacacTATCGCATTGCAGCGGGCGCCgttctgtgtgagtgtgtgaagtGTCAAACGATTCCCCGGTATGCAGTTGGGCCACTGATTCCTCCACACACCAGAAGTGAGCAATGtccgtccacacacacacacacacacacaaaaccatcgAGGATGACACACTCCACTCCATTGTTTGTGACTGCATTTTTTCGGTGGTTTGAGGTTGCAACAACGATgactgtgtgcctgtgtgtgtgtttagtcaTTTGCACTGTTGCTCACTTACTTGCCCCTGGGTCTTGGTCGTTGCGGCAGAATCTCGGAATTTATGGTGCGGAAAAGTCGTGCAAGAATGTGACCGCGTGCCACCGCCGGGCGGGTCTGAGATACGCTTTCCAAGATATTGATCGGTGTTTATGGAACGTGTTGTGCCGTTGTTGGGCCGCGTTTGTGGCAGCCAGGAGCGCACTGATGATACCaaacccccctccctcccccgtCGCCATACATGTGCAAGATGGGGTAGATAGGACAGGTCAAAGAGGCAGGGACTGCTGGCTGTAAAGAAAACGATAAGTGAAGCCGTCTCACGGCCGGCCGGTTCTCGTTCGGTCGCTTCTTGCAAGAGCCAGGTTTTTGCAGCAATTGGCTGTTTagcagggaagggaaggacgaagggagagagagagagagagctgggGGACGAGGGTTTAATGCAGTATGTGAGGATGTGCCTGTGTCCTTGCGGTCTTTTTCTCCAGTGATCGGGCATTGCAGGGCAGGTGTGAAACGAATGGGACGGCCTTGTAGCGATAAGGACGTGAGCAAGTGGTGTTGCCTTAGGTAGAAAAATTATTTACACAGCTATCAAAGTAAGTGTGCATGGAGTGTTGTGCGTAGAAGTGTTTTCCGGGGAAAACGTGTAATCTTGTCATTGCTCGTAGACCAGAAGAAAGGACTCCATGGAGAGTTGCTCgcgttattttgtttcatgcACAATTGCTCTGCAAAGTGGCAATACTAATCAAATATTATGATTAACGGAATTATTTATCACTTACATTCCCACGAGTGGATATTACGAATTCAAAAATAGTCCCTGTAAACATTAGTGTAAACCTCtcgccctctctctccctggaCAGCGCTTACCGTCAATTAGCTGGCTGAATAATTCATCGGCAGCTAGGCAAAACGGTGGGCCAGATAAACGATGGTCTGCGGCAGGCAAAAGATCACCGAGCAATGTCCCCAGCAGGGACGTATAGAGTGTGCAGGGGGACACAACACGAAACGGCacaggaaaaatggaaaagttgACAAAGAGGTACACTCGGTCATCCTGGCTGCGGTGGTGTTCTGCTTTCCATATGCAAAATAGATGCAAACATCGTGTCGTTTGGGCAAATGTTTGACCGGACTGACTGTTTGGGTTGGCTTGGCGTGTTGCGGCAATTTCAACCAGTGGTTTTTATAACACATACGAGAGTAGGGAGGAGACTGTTCACTCCTTTActgagttttgtgttttggagTAGGGAAAATAACGGACACGAATAAAAACTGAACATATCACACAACAGAACAGCCATGCTGAAGCCTTCAGTTCCCTTTTTGTGTAGTCCAAAATTAGGTCACCGTCGCTACAAAATGAGAGGTTACTAGCGCTCTGTGACACAAGCACATTCACCTATACCCGATACTTGAAGCGAAGGCCATCGAAGGGCAATCCAAAGCTACACGCGGCACGTGGCCGGGACACGAAATATCCCATCCGATAGCGCTCGTTCATTCATTTCACTGATTGGTTTTCAATTGAATCGAGCCCCGCTGAAGATGAATGGGGGACCTACTGGGGACCGGTGTTGTGCTTTGGGAAGGGCCACTGGTATCGGTATCCTCGTTTTGCAAAAGGCTCCTTCACCGAGAGCGTCCTTGACCGTTGCTTTCCAGGGGGGTTTGCGAGGACCGTCGCCGTTTCTCACAACGAAAGGAAGGCATTTGACATTGAAGTGTAAAAGTGCTCACGGGTGATAGTGACTAGTTAGCAGTGGAAGGTCGTTGAAAATTGCTGATCCTTGAGCTTGGATGTCGGTTCGATGCTGTTGGCAAGTTGGCAGGATTGGACGTTAATTTTAAGTAAGTGGTTCGCAAGGGTAATGAGGACTTCAAAGAAAATGTTGGTTAAGGAAATTCTGGTAACTCTTCTAGAAACCATCTTGAGCGGAATTTATCTCCCAAAAGTTGTTGTAAGAGGTTCTCATTCGCCTAAAAGTGACTGAAATAAATGATACATACGACCCTTTTAAGGCGAAAGGTCTCATCTCAGGCAAAGCATTGAGTTTACTGAATAACAACTGTTTGACCTTTTGCCACTCTTTCACCAGATTGATGCCGCCCTCAGTCTCACCTCGTCCTCCGACACCGAAACGACGGCCAACCGCAACCAGATGAAGGTGGACGACATGCTGCGACGAAAGTACGAATCGTCCAACATGAAGCATCCAGGTGAGtgtggcaaaataaaaacctcaCAACTTGTCTCCACCTTCAATTAATTTACAtaaatgatcttttttttttctcgcatcACAACAGATGATACCCGCGGCGAGCATCAGATCGACTACGAGCTGCGTCGGGCGAAGGAACGACGGGCGCATGAGGAGGTCCTTTCGGGGCGCTATCGGAATCCAGCCTTCTCACACCGTACGTACACAAGCgatggaaaaaaaggaaaattgttCAAAGAAGGTATTTTCTTGGTTTTACAGTTCTACCGCCACCTACTCCTGTTCCAagcacaccaccacaaccGGTGCCAACAGCGACGAGTACGGCCAAaccgatgacgacgacgacgacgacgacaaccgcCGGCAAAGAGGGCGAGGAGCGAGTGACGGAACGGGCTCCATCACACAGTCTCAGCGCTGACTTTAGCCACAGCAACTTCAGCCAGAACTCGTGCTCGCTCGATTCCAAGTCACCGCAACCGTCGGCGGGCGGGCCGGATCTGGGCGAGACTCTAGgcaggctgggtgcgaccaacAACGCCGTTGCAACGCCGGACGGGTTTCCCTGGGGCAGGGACTTTTATCACGGGCGTGAACCACGGCTAGGTAAGAGCGGAGCAGGAATGTGCGAACGTTATTTGACCTTCCCGTGCGTTTGGACAGGTATTCCTAGCAGTGCCTCCACCAGTGACAACGAATCGTGCGCCTTCAGCGGTACGCTCGAGTCGTCCGAGCTGAAGATGTGGATCCGGTCCGAGTCGGAAAACTCCGTCCCGTCCTGGGCGTCCTCCATCAGCCTCGACAGCCAGTCGGAGGAGGCGGTGCTGGACTTTATGAAGCGGTTCGTGCGCATTCTCTTCCACGACAGCTCCAGCATAACGCTGCAGCTCAAGTCGGACTTTGGGCAGTTTGCAAGGGTGAGTTggagggagaagaaggagaaaagaaTGCA
Coding sequences within:
- the LOC120899981 gene encoding uncharacterized protein KIAA0513 isoform X2, with translation MGSIRRHGSIRTKRAGRQRMRPTKMIDAALSLTSSSDTETTANRNQMKVDDMLRRKYESSNMKHPDDTRGEHQIDYELRRAKERRAHEEVLSGRYRNPAFSHLLPPPTPVPSTPPQPVPTATSTAKPMTTTTTTTTAGKEGEERVTERAPSHSLSADFSHSNFSQNSCSLDSKSPQPSAGGPDLGETLGRLGATNNAVATPDGFPWGRDFYHGREPRLGIPSSASTSDNESCAFSGTLESSELKMWIRSESENSVPSWASSISLDSQSEEAVLDFMKRFVRILFHDSSSITLQLKSDFGQFARTETGRLWFSRLVNAQRAKTKRVDESTFYSLIQYFAIVLFECAESEDYSPAKTLMNMCFTFYHDIDVPGCDPYREYLYTYLRDQPIWQTLRFWNAAFFDALQTERKHRPVPPTVKHSPSAPPSHTKQSSKGSGTVPNAGDPFLGGTEEGATSAATLTVPEQERSSSTSACDRTDPAELQEDKHYHQNLSFGQLGSFTCNMHAFGLSRELCNEFLVKQSVIANLSPEQQKLLQENVDRMYRETDPWREN
- the LOC120899981 gene encoding uncharacterized protein KIAA0513 isoform X1; amino-acid sequence: MDGSALSTFPRGARPSPSKRAASQPMAATTTLANNTVSSEASNGGCERNRESLPNGTMVRELRREREAAPLESPRDSPATNRIRTFMGKTPSAIKSKFLSVLGNSTEIINGISNKIDAALSLTSSSDTETTANRNQMKVDDMLRRKYESSNMKHPDDTRGEHQIDYELRRAKERRAHEEVLSGRYRNPAFSHLLPPPTPVPSTPPQPVPTATSTAKPMTTTTTTTTAGKEGEERVTERAPSHSLSADFSHSNFSQNSCSLDSKSPQPSAGGPDLGETLGRLGATNNAVATPDGFPWGRDFYHGREPRLGIPSSASTSDNESCAFSGTLESSELKMWIRSESENSVPSWASSISLDSQSEEAVLDFMKRFVRILFHDSSSITLQLKSDFGQFARTETGRLWFSRLVNAQRAKTKRVDESTFYSLIQYFAIVLFECAESEDYSPAKTLMNMCFTFYHDIDVPGCDPYREYLYTYLRDQPIWQTLRFWNAAFFDALQTERKHRPVPPTVKHSPSAPPSHTKQSSKGSGTVPNAGDPFLGGTEEGATSAATLTVPEQERSSSTSACDRTDPAELQEDKHYHQNLSFGQLGSFTCNMHAFGLSRELCNEFLVKQSVIANLSPEQQKLLQENVDRMYRETDPWREN